Proteins from a genomic interval of Crassostrea angulata isolate pt1a10 chromosome 7, ASM2561291v2, whole genome shotgun sequence:
- the LOC128155796 gene encoding vacuolar protein-sorting-associated protein 25-like, with protein sequence MVPKENQMTDFQDTLEWFFLYFILSFSLAMADFAWPWQYNFPPFFTIQPNLETRKKQLEAWCALVLDYHRQNKSYSVDVTEIQSAPLFCNKKLDRKLSIEGIYMVLEELRKQGHIEWKDPKTKKQGLLMWRTPEEWGKLIYSWVSSKSMQNSVCTLYELSEGEDSEGTEFHGLEKWLLLRALQTLQDQGKAEVINFDGNEGVKFF encoded by the exons ATGGTTCCTAAAGAGAATCAGATGACAGATTTCCAAGATACTTTGGAA TggttctttctttattttatactttcgtTTTCTCTTGCAATGGCAGATTTTGCTTGGCCATGGCAATACAATTTCCCACCTTTTTTCAC AATTCAGCCAAACCTTGAGACCAGGAAGAAGCAGCTGGAGGCTTGGTGTGCCCTGGTGCTGGACTATCACAGGCAGAACAAATCCTACAGTGTAGATGTGACAGAGATTCAGTCTGCGCCCCTGTTCTGTAACAAAAAGCTAGACC GTAAACTCTCAATagaaggaatatatatggttttagAAGAACTCAGAAAACAGG GACACATAGAATGGAAAGATCCCAAAACAAAGAAGCAGGGCCTACTGATGTGGAGGACTCCCGAGGAGTGGGGCAAACTGATCTACAGCTGG GTGTCTTCAAAAAGTATGCAGAATTCAGtttgcactctgtatgaactaTCTGAGGGTGAGGATTCTGAAGGCACAG AATTCCATGGTTTGGAGAAGTGGCTGCTACTTCGAGCATTGCAGACACTTCAAGATCAGGGAAAGGCGGAAGTCATCAACTTTGATGGAAACGAAGGAGTGAAATTCTTCTAA
- the LOC128155409 gene encoding uncharacterized protein LOC128155409: MAAPDKVFIAALLLMAMLSISHRGVSAQPGCSTSLGVCGTGVTGDIAILCRNALSCIDAVSACGKEEKDEAKKKLIEKGCSGSGIPIISAMSLFVAALFHML; the protein is encoded by the exons ATGGCTGCCCCGGACAAGGTTTTCATCGCTGCCCTTCTTCTTATGGCCATGCTATCTATCAGCCACAGAG GTGTTTCAGCTCAACCTGGCTGTAGTACATCCTTGGGCGTTTGTGGTACCGGTGTGACCGGTGATATCGCAATACTCTGCAG GAACGCATTAAGTTGCATTGATGCAGTATCAGCATGCGGAAAGGAAGAGAAGGACGaagcaaaaaagaagttaaTTGAAAAAGGAT GTTCCGGTTCCGGAATACCAATAATCAGCGCCATGAGTCTCTTCGTCGCAGCTCTTTTCCATATGCTGTAG